The segment CGGTCGGATACGCTCGCCGTTCTGGTACAGGGCGATCAGGGCGTCGTCGAGGAGTTTGGTGACGGGCACGCTCATCGTCAGCGCGAAGGCGTCGCGCCCCTCGGCGACGGCCCAGGTGGCCGCGGGGTCCAGCCCCGCCTCGTCGAGGAGAATCGCGACGGGCACCCCCGTCCACTCGCTGTTGGCCACCATGCCGTGGATGTTGCTGGTGGCCGTTTGCAGAGGCTCGTCGTTCCACCCGGCGTTGCTGTTACCGCCACACTCCACGAAGCACTGACGGGATTGCATGGGGTAGCGCAGGAGCGCGTCGACGCTGAAGGCCAGGGGGCGCTTCACCTTGCCGTGGATCGTCAGACGGTGGCTGGCGGGATCGATGTCGGGCACACCGTTGTGGTGGCGTTCGAAGTGCAAGCCGTTTGGCACGATGGTGCCTTCCAGGCGGTGCAGGGGCGTGTAGGAGATGCCGTTGCCTGGCGCCATCGGGTTGCTCGAGGCGTAGCGGATCGTGCGCTGCTCATGCACCGAAGGACTGCCGTAGGTAACGAAGCCGCTGCCGGCCACGCGCATCGGATCGGGTGTCTGCGCCGGCGCCGCGCGGGGCAGGCAGAAGGCGGCGCCGAGGGCTGCGCCGCCCGTGAGCAGCGTGCGTCGGTCGATCAGTCCGTTGCCGGCGGCAGGCGGCAAGCGGGTGTCTTTCTCATCCCCCATGGGGCCACGCTGGCACAGGGGTGAAGTCGGATCAAGCGGGCGGATCCGCGAGATCGCGCAGCAGCGTGTGCAGGCCGGCGAGGCATCGGGGCGCCTCGTGCGGGTCGATCAGGGTGGGACGCGCCTCGCGCAGGGTGATCTCGCCACGGACCCAGGCGCGGCACAGCTGCTCGAGGGCGCTCGCCAGCTCCTCTTCCTGGTAACGGAACGGGGCGGGGTAGAGCTCGCGGTAGGCGAGGCGATCGGGTACGAGGGGCCGGGCGCCGTGGGCCACGGCCTCCAGCATCGATACCCCGAAAAACTCCTGCCTAGCCGTGGACACGGCGAGATGGCTGCGTCTTAGCAACGCTTCGTAGGCTTCACGGGTGGGCAGGTATCCCCAGTGCACCACCCGCTCGCCGAGGCTCTTGTGCGCCTGCTCGAAGATGGCGGGCGAGGTGCGAAAACGCTCACCGGCCACGGCTACGCGAAACGGCACACCCCGCGCCTGCAGGCGCGCGAGGGCCGAGAAGAAGACTTCCGGCGCCTTGTCGTGCTCCCAGCGGTGGTTCCACAGGAGCACGGGGCCGAGGGCGCGCGCGTCGCCCGGCGGATCGTCGGCCACGGCCGTCGCGGCGCCAAGGCGCAGGGGGTAGCCGGTGACCACGCTGCGCGCTTTCAAACGTTCGATCCAGTCGGCGGGTACGGCATCGGGCATTCGCTTGAGCAGTGCCTCGCCCGCGTCCAGGAAGGAGTGCAGGTTGTACTCGCTGTTGAAAGCGCAACGATCGGCGGCGAGGGCGGAGACCAGCTGGGTGAACCCGTAGTGGTGGTCCCGGCCGTCCGCCGCC is part of the Pseudomonadota bacterium genome and harbors:
- the soxC gene encoding sulfite dehydrogenase; this translates as MGDEKDTRLPPAAGNGLIDRRTLLTGGAALGAAFCLPRAAPAQTPDPMRVAGSGFVTYGSPSVHEQRTIRYASSNPMAPGNGISYTPLHRLEGTIVPNGLHFERHHNGVPDIDPASHRLTIHGKVKRPLAFSVDALLRYPMQSRQCFVECGGNSNAGWNDEPLQTATSNIHGMVANSEWTGVPVAILLDEAGLDPAATWAVAEGRDAFALTMSVPVTKLLDDALIALYQNGERIRPENGYPMRLLLPGYEGVTQVKWLHRLQLTDQPAMARNETSRYTELQPDGTARQFTLEIEVKSLITSPSTGMVLDEHGLYEVKGLAWSGRGKIVRVEVSADGGKSWTDAALDGPVQAKCFTRFRLPWHWQGQPAVLKSRATDETGEVQPERDVLIAKRGKHGYFHYNAVVSYAVDEDGFISHVYG
- a CDS encoding DUF3524 domain-containing protein encodes the protein MLYIEPYDAGSHAEFTQTVREGIDADWTVLTLPGRHWKWRMRGAAVHFSLTHAQALSEPYDVLLASAFLPLAELRGLSPALSSIPTVLYFHENQLAYPVQREAADGRDHHYGFTQLVSALAADRCAFNSEYNLHSFLDAGEALLKRMPDAVPADWIERLKARSVVTGYPLRLGAATAVADDPPGDARALGPVLLWNHRWEHDKAPEVFFSALARLQARGVPFRVAVAGERFRTSPAIFEQAHKSLGERVVHWGYLPTREAYEALLRRSHLAVSTARQEFFGVSMLEAVAHGARPLVPDRLAYRELYPAPFRYQEEELASALEQLCRAWVRGEITLREARPTLIDPHEAPRCLAGLHTLLRDLADPPA